One segment of Gloeocapsopsis sp. IPPAS B-1203 DNA contains the following:
- the yidC gene encoding membrane protein insertase YidC: MDFGIGFLSNNVMLPILDFFYGIVPSYGLAIVALTLVIRFALYPLSAGSIRNMRRTRITQPLMQKRVKEIQERHKDNPAKLQEEMSAVYKEFGNPLAGCLPVLLQMPVLFALFATLRGSPFSDINYTVNLQIVPQEQIERIQPKAFATSPQNIYIADGEHYRISAIVPSGNSLAVGEKTKLEFQTVEGKPLQELAAEHPETRIKPRWSITKGQERIQIDEVGNIEALQPGEATIQGTIPGIASEKGFLFIDALGRVGAFDADGKIHWDIVAMVIGFGLSLYLNQVLSGQGASGNPQQDTVNKITPVIFSGMFLFFPLPAGVLMYMLIANIFQTLQTFVVSREPLPENLQKIVAASETKESEAKGREALPFEPGRSKKKASG, translated from the coding sequence ATGGATTTTGGTATCGGGTTTCTTTCTAACAACGTAATGCTGCCGATCCTGGATTTCTTCTATGGGATCGTGCCCAGCTATGGCTTAGCGATCGTGGCGTTAACACTCGTCATTCGCTTTGCACTTTACCCTCTCAGTGCTGGCTCAATTCGCAATATGCGGCGCACGCGAATTACGCAGCCTTTAATGCAAAAGCGGGTTAAAGAAATTCAAGAACGACACAAGGACAATCCTGCAAAGTTGCAGGAAGAGATGAGCGCGGTATACAAAGAATTTGGTAATCCGCTAGCTGGATGTTTACCAGTACTGTTGCAAATGCCAGTACTGTTTGCTTTATTCGCGACGCTGCGCGGTTCGCCGTTTTCTGATATCAACTATACTGTCAACCTGCAAATTGTACCCCAGGAACAAATCGAACGAATTCAACCAAAAGCCTTTGCGACTTCACCTCAAAATATCTATATAGCCGATGGAGAGCATTACCGCATTAGCGCAATTGTACCTAGTGGTAATAGCTTAGCTGTTGGAGAAAAAACAAAGCTCGAATTTCAAACAGTTGAGGGTAAGCCACTTCAAGAGTTAGCGGCTGAACATCCAGAAACTAGGATTAAGCCACGTTGGAGCATCACTAAAGGTCAAGAGCGGATACAAATTGATGAAGTAGGCAATATTGAAGCCTTGCAACCAGGTGAAGCAACAATCCAAGGAACTATTCCAGGAATTGCTTCGGAAAAAGGCTTTTTGTTTATTGATGCTTTGGGCAGAGTGGGCGCGTTTGATGCCGATGGCAAAATTCACTGGGATATTGTGGCAATGGTGATCGGCTTTGGTTTGAGTTTATATCTTAACCAAGTTCTTTCTGGTCAAGGTGCCTCAGGTAATCCTCAACAAGATACAGTTAACAAAATTACTCCAGTCATTTTTTCGGGGATGTTTTTGTTTTTCCCGTTACCTGCTGGAGTCCTGATGTACATGCTCATTGCGAATATCTTCCAAACATTGCAAACTTTTGTTGTTTCCCGCGAACCATTGCCTGAAAATCTCCAAAAGATTGTCGCAGCATCAGAGACAAAAGAGTCAGAAGCCAAAGGACGTGAAGCACTTCCTTTCGAGCCAGGACGTTCTAAGAAAAAAGCTTCAGGATAA
- a CDS encoding R3H domain-containing nucleic acid-binding protein has product MTEDTRMQRGQTWLESLLKLMSVSTNVEAHLVEASQIQDGAAQEPDNYWLTVDETKLSSDQIKTLIGSEGNVLDAIQYLANATLNLHQSQGEQASYTVELDGYRIRRQAEVQAIASSAAEQVRASGQEVEIKSLSSAERRQVHTFLKGFSDLETFSKGKEPHRHLVVRQLP; this is encoded by the coding sequence ATGACAGAAGATACGCGAATGCAGCGGGGTCAAACTTGGTTGGAATCGCTGCTCAAACTTATGAGTGTGTCTACAAATGTGGAAGCACACTTAGTAGAAGCAAGTCAAATTCAAGATGGTGCTGCTCAAGAGCCTGACAATTACTGGTTGACAGTTGATGAAACTAAACTTAGCTCAGATCAAATAAAAACTCTCATTGGTTCCGAAGGCAACGTACTTGACGCAATTCAGTATTTGGCTAATGCGACACTCAATTTACATCAATCACAAGGCGAACAAGCATCATATACTGTAGAACTAGACGGTTATCGCATACGTCGCCAAGCAGAAGTGCAAGCGATCGCTTCCTCTGCAGCAGAGCAAGTCCGTGCTTCAGGGCAAGAAGTTGAAATTAAGTCTCTGTCATCAGCAGAACGCCGTCAAGTTCACACGTTTTTGAAAGGTTTCTCTGATTTAGAAACTTTTAGTAAAGGTAAAGAGCCGCACCGTCATTTAGTTGTGCGGCAGTTGCCATAA
- a CDS encoding YceD family protein, which translates to MEAIYIPQLIKAPEKTEAIQVQEFLPDLETLTPVRGWIKVKHCGNYLEVSATAETIITLTCHRCLQQYNHRLVVDTSEIIWLDETAEQTDTPLVERELALEDLIETLPPRGFFNPTQWLYEQLCLEIPQRQLCDSKCLGIQTDNNDASAGLIDKRWASLQSLKNNSNS; encoded by the coding sequence ATGGAAGCAATTTATATTCCGCAGCTAATTAAAGCGCCGGAGAAAACTGAGGCAATTCAAGTTCAGGAGTTTTTACCAGATTTAGAAACCCTGACACCCGTTCGCGGCTGGATAAAAGTTAAACACTGCGGCAACTATTTAGAAGTTTCAGCAACTGCCGAAACAATCATCACATTAACTTGCCATCGCTGCTTGCAACAATATAATCATCGTTTGGTCGTCGATACCTCAGAAATTATTTGGTTAGACGAAACTGCAGAACAAACGGATACGCCTTTAGTTGAGCGAGAACTAGCTTTGGAAGACTTGATAGAAACATTACCACCTCGCGGTTTCTTCAATCCTACCCAGTGGCTTTATGAGCAGTTGTGTTTAGAAATTCCGCAAAGGCAACTGTGTGACAGTAAATGTCTCGGAATTCAAACAGACAATAACGATGCTTCAGCTGGACTTATTGACAAGCGCTGGGCTTCTCTGCAATCGCTCAAAAACAACTCTAATAGTTAA
- a CDS encoding AAA family ATPase, whose translation MSFHDEFELLLRARYSLVYIPTFEEERVELAVREVAQRQGNRAIYTWDFVDGYTSNPNDAGFGRRNPLQALELIEKLPMSAPAVFILRDFHRFLEDVSVCRKLRNLAKLLKSQPKNIVILSPKVAIPEDLSEVLTVLEFPLPAAPEIKAEIERLLAATGQSLTGKVLDELVRSCQGLSMERIRRVLARAIATHGQIQPEDVELVLQEKRQTIRQTQILDFYPATEKISDIGGLDNLKDWLLRRGGAFTERARSYGLPHPRGLLLVGIQGTGKSLTAKAIAHHWHLPLLRLDVGRLFGGLVGESESRTRQMIQVAEALSPCILWIDEIDKAFSGIGGKGDAGTTSRVFGTFITWLAEKTSPVFVVATANDIQSLPPEMLRKGRLDEIFFVGLPTQEERKAIFTVHLLRLRPHNIKNYDIERLAYETPDFSGAEIEQTLIEAMHIGFSQNRDFTTDDVLEAASQIIPLARTAQEQIEFLQEWAAAGKARLASKHSTLSCRIQRQMQ comes from the coding sequence ATGAGCTTCCATGATGAATTTGAACTGCTACTCCGCGCCCGCTATTCACTAGTTTACATCCCAACATTTGAAGAAGAACGAGTAGAACTAGCAGTTCGGGAAGTTGCACAGCGTCAAGGAAATCGGGCAATCTATACTTGGGACTTTGTCGATGGATACACAAGTAATCCTAATGATGCGGGTTTTGGTCGTCGTAACCCGCTACAGGCGCTGGAATTAATTGAAAAACTGCCTATGTCAGCACCAGCAGTATTTATTTTGCGCGATTTCCACCGATTTTTGGAAGATGTGTCCGTTTGCCGTAAATTACGTAATTTAGCAAAGCTATTAAAGTCTCAACCGAAAAATATAGTTATTCTTTCGCCAAAAGTAGCGATTCCTGAAGACTTGAGTGAAGTTTTAACCGTCTTGGAGTTTCCTCTACCTGCAGCACCAGAAATTAAAGCAGAAATCGAGCGGTTACTAGCAGCAACAGGGCAATCACTGACGGGAAAGGTACTTGATGAATTAGTTCGTTCGTGCCAAGGACTATCAATGGAGCGCATTCGACGAGTTTTAGCTCGGGCGATCGCAACCCACGGACAAATTCAACCTGAAGATGTCGAACTCGTATTGCAAGAAAAGCGGCAAACAATTCGGCAAACTCAAATTCTTGACTTTTACCCTGCTACGGAAAAGATCTCTGATATTGGTGGATTAGATAATCTCAAAGATTGGTTGCTACGGCGAGGCGGGGCATTTACTGAACGCGCCCGCAGCTATGGTTTACCGCACCCACGAGGCTTATTGTTAGTAGGAATTCAAGGAACAGGAAAGTCACTGACTGCTAAAGCGATCGCGCATCACTGGCATTTACCTTTACTGCGCTTAGACGTTGGACGATTGTTTGGCGGTTTAGTTGGTGAATCTGAATCACGCACTAGGCAGATGATTCAAGTTGCTGAAGCCTTATCTCCTTGTATCCTCTGGATTGATGAGATTGACAAAGCATTTTCTGGCATTGGTGGTAAAGGTGACGCTGGTACGACAAGCCGTGTATTTGGTACATTTATCACCTGGCTAGCAGAAAAAACATCACCAGTGTTTGTTGTAGCGACTGCTAATGATATTCAGTCGTTGCCACCAGAAATGCTGCGCAAAGGGCGTCTTGATGAAATTTTCTTTGTTGGATTACCCACCCAAGAAGAACGCAAAGCCATTTTTACAGTTCATCTATTGCGACTGCGTCCGCACAATATCAAAAATTACGACATCGAACGATTAGCTTACGAAACACCAGACTTTTCCGGTGCAGAAATTGAGCAAACGCTCATTGAAGCTATGCATATTGGCTTTAGTCAAAACCGTGACTTTACTACCGATGACGTTTTAGAAGCCGCTAGTCAAATTATTCCTTTGGCAAGGACAGCGCAAGAGCAAATCGAGTTTCTCCAAGAATGGGCTGCGGCAGGAAAAGCTCGTTTAGCTTCAAAGCACAGCACTTTAAGTTGTCGGATTCAGCGGCAGATGCAATGA
- a CDS encoding MraY family glycosyltransferase, translating into MNLYGFLQSLGIANPSGTGWLAVIFTFILAWVVTWRLTPPVRSFALQVGWADQPNERRLNREPLPNAGGLVIYFGVLAALVLATLLRPIVIEGVLAEVLTILLGGSILVLVGFIDDQFGLPPWVRLLTQILTALLLISSGIKIEAPLGTPIDSLLAICLTVLWVVGITNAINLMDGMDGLAGGVSFITAMSLLAVSAQFETRAAATLLLAALGGGALGFLRHNFHPSRIIMGDAGAYFFGYVLAATTILGNLKVTTVFALVPPVLFLLLPVIDTTQVFVLRLMAGKNPLSTPGKDHLHHRLLAWGFSQRHTAITLWTVTIVSNWLAMQLQGMSAMAALVTIASVVALLSFTIWRRIRSV; encoded by the coding sequence CTTTATATTAGCCTGGGTAGTCACCTGGCGATTGACTCCGCCAGTGCGTTCGTTTGCGTTACAAGTTGGTTGGGCAGATCAACCCAACGAAAGGCGGCTGAATCGAGAACCTTTGCCTAATGCTGGAGGTTTAGTCATTTACTTCGGAGTGCTTGCTGCACTAGTACTGGCTACTCTCTTACGACCAATTGTGATTGAAGGTGTACTTGCTGAAGTTCTAACAATCTTATTGGGAGGGTCAATACTAGTACTTGTAGGTTTTATTGACGATCAATTCGGCTTACCGCCGTGGGTACGTTTATTAACTCAAATTCTGACAGCACTGCTATTGATTAGTAGTGGAATCAAAATAGAAGCACCTTTGGGGACTCCGATTGACTCACTACTTGCGATCTGTCTAACTGTGCTGTGGGTAGTTGGAATTACTAATGCTATTAATTTGATGGATGGAATGGATGGCTTAGCAGGAGGGGTGAGTTTTATTACTGCTATGAGCTTACTTGCAGTTTCTGCTCAATTTGAGACACGGGCAGCAGCAACTTTGCTTTTAGCTGCATTAGGAGGAGGCGCACTGGGATTTTTACGCCACAACTTTCATCCTTCACGGATCATTATGGGCGATGCTGGAGCCTATTTTTTTGGATACGTTTTAGCTGCGACAACTATTTTAGGTAATCTAAAAGTAACAACGGTGTTTGCTCTAGTGCCACCTGTCTTGTTTCTGCTCTTGCCAGTCATCGATACGACTCAAGTATTTGTATTACGGTTGATGGCAGGAAAAAATCCTTTAAGTACTCCTGGTAAAGATCATCTGCACCACCGTTTACTAGCTTGGGGCTTTTCTCAAAGACATACAGCAATCACGTTATGGACTGTCACAATTGTTTCTAACTGGCTAGCTATGCAGCTACAAGGAATGAGTGCAATGGCAGCATTAGTTACAATTGCGAGTGTTGTTGCTCTATTAAGCTTTACAATTTGGCGCAGAATTAGGTCTGTTTGA